Proteins from a genomic interval of Amphiura filiformis chromosome 9, Afil_fr2py, whole genome shotgun sequence:
- the LOC140160345 gene encoding bombesin receptor subtype-3-like, which produces MAADNIIHDNDSDFISVNNETCTHTIGLKQKVLLSIDIIFFIIGFFGNGSIIYLTARHKGLRNITNLMINNLAVGDMLVVIINISFNIFVYLLKSAQQFLCQFCKSLSFILFLSQGVSVLTLTALSMDRVTAVVYPLHKKKYARRISVWSVTLIWTTSVAISCPIYALFNDSCWFADDSSYTAYILCIVLLLFVLPSVVMMICYGLTAKELLHKKASLKTDSRAGRKQQKQRSRLALTVLILTIIFILCSSLFYTWLVVLRFAPENAFVNNEFIKEAKNVLLKLNSVVNPVIIYLMSSTYRKYLMKSSKTIYCRVTTTIREPSNQLALNYVNHDF; this is translated from the coding sequence ATGGCAGCCGATAATATAATTCATGACAATGACTCAGATTTTATATCGGTCAATAATGAAACATGCACACACACCATTGGTTTGAAGCAAAAGGTTTTACTTTCTAttgacataatttttttcatcattggaTTCTTCGGAAATGGCAGCATCATCTACTTGACGGCAAGACATAAAGGACTAcgaaacattactaatcttatgATCAACAACCTTGCTGTTGGAGATATGCTGGTTGTGATCATCAATATTTCCTTCAATATTTTCGTGTACCTATTGAAATCTGCTCAGCAGTTCTTGTGTCAGTTTTGCAAATCTTTGTCGTTCATCCTGTTTTTGTCCCAAGGAGTATCTGTATTGACCTTAACTGCTTTAAGTATGGATCGTGTAACCGCTGTAGTGTATCCACTACATAAGAAAAAGTACGCACGAAGAATCAGCGTTTGGAGTGTGACGTTAATCTGGACAACGTCTGTTGCTATATCCTGCCCAATTTATGCACTTTTCAACGACTCGTGTTGGTTTGCCGATGATAGTTCCTACACAGCATACATACTATGTATTGTGTTGTTACTGTTTGTTCTGCCGTCTGTTGTTATGATGATATGCTATGGTTTGACGGCGAAAGAGTTATTACACAAAAAAGCGAGTCTGAAGACTGATTCACGAGCCGGTAGAAAACAACAGAAGCAGCGTTCGCGGCTTGCCCTGACTGTACTTATTCTGACAATAATATTTATCTTATGCTCATCGCTTTTCTACACATGGCTGGTCGTTTTACGGTTTGCGCCCGAAAATGCGTTTGTAAACAATGAATTTATAAAGGAAGCAAAAAATGTGTTGCTGAAATTAAATTCAGTGGTTAATCCAGTGATTATTTACTTAATGAGTTCAACGTACAGAAAATACCTGATGAAGAGCTCCAAAACCATTTATTGTCGTGTTACTACTACTATTCGTGAGCCGTCAAACCAGTTAGCCCTTAACTATGTTAATCACGATTTTTGA
- the LOC140160116 gene encoding tachykinin-like peptides receptor 86C produces the protein MAVSNMVHVNDSDLYVSVNNTDSETYTYTFGLKQKVLLSVDIILFIIGFFGNGSIIYLTARHKGLRNIPNLMINNLAVGDMLVVIINISFNIFLYLLKSARQFLHQFCKYLMFVQFLSQGVSVLTLTALSVDRVIAVVYPLHKQRYARRISVWTVVAIWTASIAISCPIVAHFNKPCWFADDNSYTAYILCIVFLLFVLPSVVMMICYGLTAKELLHKKASLKTDSRAGRKQQKQRSRLALIVLIMTIIFILCSSLFYTWLVVLRFAPENAFVKNEFVKEAKSLLLKLNSVVNPVILYLMSSKYRRYLKGAKTLHSHATTTAGTQSIRVSTNQLALNYVKNNNTS, from the coding sequence ATGGCGGTCAGTAATATGGTTCATGTCAATGACTCAGATTTATATGTATCTGTCAATAACACTGATAGTGAAACATATACATACACCTTTGGTTTGAAGCAAAAGGTTTTACTTTCCGTAGacattattttattcatcattgGATTCTTCGGAAATGGCAGCATCATCTACTTGACGGCAAGACATAAAGGACTACGAAACATTCCTAATCTAATGATTAACAACCTTGCTGTTGGGGATATGTTGGTTGTGATCATCAATATATCCTTCAATATTTTCTTGTACCTATTGAAATCTGCTCGGCAGTTCTTGCATCAGTTCTGCAAATATTTGATGTTCGTCCAGTTTTTGTCCCAAGGAGTATCTGTACTCACTTTGACGGCTTTAAGTGTGGATCGTGTAATCGCTGTAGTATATCCACTACATAAGCAAAGGTACGCAAGAAGAATTAGCGTTTGGACTGTGGTGGCAATCTGGACAGCATCTATTGCTATATCGTGCCCAATTGTTGCACATTTTAATAAACCTTGTTGGTTTGCCGATGATAATTCCTACACAGCATACATACTATGTATTGTGTTTTTACTGTTTGTTCTGCCGTCTGTAGTCATGATGATATGCTATGGTTTGACGGCGAAAGAGTTATTGCACAAAAAAGCGAGTCTGAAGACTGATTCACGAGCAGGTAGAAAACAACAGAAGCAGCGCTCACGGCTTGCCCTGATTGTACTTATTATGACAATAATATTTATCTTATGCTCATCGCTTTTCTACACATGGCTGGTCGTTTTACGGTTTGCACCCGAAAATGCGTTCGTAAAGAATGAGTTTGTAAAGGAAGCAAAAAGTTTGTTGTTGAAATTAAATTCAGTGGTTAATCCAGTGATTCTATACTTAATGAGTTCAAAGTACAGAAGATATCTGAAAGGCGCCAAAACCCTTCATAGTCATGCTACTACTACGGCAGGGACGCAAAGTATTCGCGTGTCGACAAACCAGTTAGCCCTTAACTatgttaaaaataataacacttcTTGA